Sequence from the Magallana gigas chromosome 4, xbMagGiga1.1, whole genome shotgun sequence genome:
CTTGCTCAGGAAAAATAATTAGCTTTCAgtacttttatataaaaatactgTTTTGGCTTACACAGGGGGTCACTGGGGGCAGTAGGCAGGACGCCTTCATGGACAAGCTGATTGACCTTGTATGTATCAAGGATGCGGCCGATGACCCTGACAACAAGGCCATGAGAAACCCTGGTGTAATCAGGTAGTGTAGCCAATGAAAACAGCAATAGCATAGATAATGCTCCTCTTGTTGATTATATAGGTGTATATGTATGCTGTGAAATCATTGAattttgtgggggccaattttcgtggattgtgggttttttgcttatttgtgggtatgtaatttcgtggatgcgtcggttttcTGTTTcagtaagaaagataactctttctaaatttgttttcattgcatgaggatgtaaattcgtgagGGAGGGCTACCAACAAATAAttaccacaaaaattgagccaccacaaattctaatgattccgcAGTATGTGTTtgtattggggggggggggttagagaGGGGAGTAATGtgaactttttatattcatttagtATGTATTCATTTGTTACCTTTAGTTATTTACATAGGTATTATTCATCATTATctatttagagagagagagagactcacTAAAAACTACCCATATAGTCTATATAGTCTGACATCTGTATGATTGTTTTTCACTGGACCCTTTAGAtagtttttctttgaaaatttgtaagggcgctttgaaaaatttgttaggACATTCTGGAATTAATTGATAtattcaattattattattcttgtAGAAACTgcaactatacatgtatgtttttgaaAGATTATTTCAACATGTTATGTACTGTATGTTTCCAATCAATTGATTATCACACAATGGCATGTTTcactatttcattttatgtttttaagcaAGTTTATATGATTTAAATGGGGAACtattttatgcattttcatGTACCAACTTTTTCAAGCAATTTAGTATTATTATAGAGACAATATGAAGCATTTGTTTCCTGCACCAATCTTTTACAGCGAGTCCATGGCGTTAGAAGACCAGTTTCACCATGATTCACATTTAATGAGGTCGCTACTACATCAAGAGAAGGTGGACTCTGTTCTGAATCCCCGCCTCTCCCTCCTCCCCCCAGACTTACAGAGGCAGTACGAAGTAGCCATGGTCGAACGAGGGGTGGATAAAGACAGGTAATGTAATTTGGCCCGGAGTTTACTCAGTGTTTTAGGTAATATAATGTGGCCTGGAGTTGACACAGTATTACCGCGGTATTCCTTCAAGCATTCAAGTAAATACAATAAGTTCTAACCTAAGATCTTTGGTTTGAAATGAATAGGCCTGGGGGGCTATCCTTTCAGATCATTTACCGGTACATTGAAAGTTTGTACAATATTGAAAAAGTTATTGTTACACACTTAACCAGGATTTTAGTATGATCATTCATTAATGAATAAAGAAAACTGAACAGACATAGCAAGGCCACATGTTTTTAGTATTATTggtaatgataaaaaaacacCTATTGACTAATTTCCCTTCACGTTCTCAGCCCATGGGCCTTATTAACTGTCTCCAATTTAAATCAATGGAATATCAGTGTCTCAAATgttacaaaatcaaatttgtaataaaactgCACTTAccataaataacaattaaaaaaaaaaaattatcctcaTTATCAAGTGCTGTTTTGTAACCAGTTACTGTTACCATCATTTCAACCAAGTTACAGTTTTACCGATTTGAAATTTCTACCTCTATGAATTTATATTCtgtttagaaaattttacaaataccGGTACTTAGTAACTTCTTTTACTAGTATGTACTTAtggatttgttttcatttataaaatgtacatgtgtgtaATCAATCAAAAGAATTTGTGAACAtgcttttattaataaatactattattacatttaaatatttattaagttttttcttttgtttaggCCTCCAAAGCAAGATTTGCATAGTTTAATGGAGTTGGCTGAGAAACTTTCACAAGACCTTCAAAGACAACAGGAAATTCTGAGAGAAGTCAACAAAAGTGTAAGCTTCTCAGTGCATATTACTTTATTTATCCCCATGCACCTCcaatataacaaatttaattgtCATTGCTTTGAGATGGGAGATAACAATGAAAGATGATCTTATACCTGCTGCTTTctttttaaatgctttgaatttttttttttaaagaacttgtTTTATGCTATTTTAACCCTTTGGAAAACGAGGGCTCTCTATAAACCTAATGGGTATTCCACCCTTCTTCCTTAAAGTGAAATTAATTACATGTTTCTGTAAATATTATTGATctgcatgttttaatattaaaaaaaaaaaaaatctggtttCACACATGAATTTAGTACCAAACAGCATTGCAACCTATCAATTTTACCCATGAAATAATTGATCAATTTTGTAGTTAACTTACtgtgattttgtataatttaagtTCAATCTTCTCCGACATTGAAATATCATTTCTTTAACTCTTAGCATAATTTTTCATTGCAGTTCACATATGAGACACCTGATTCATCTCGAGGCGAGATTGCAAGCAAGACAATGAGTCTGGTGCTCTCTGAGTTATCTCAGCTTGTGGTTGGGTTTACGTACTGCTACGAGAATGAGATGAGTCACTGGTGCAACAAGACCCCTCCCATTCTGAACGAGTTGGGTCCCGCCTTCAAGAGAGTGTACAATCTGCTTCAAACTTTTATCAAGGTAAATGAcgttaaatttattgaaaaattgcaGTGTGAAAACACCAAAATTGAactgatttagaaaaaaattgttaagttaATCATCTCCAAACCATAATTTTGGCGCATAAGGCTGGTGCATACACATTTCTCTTGTGGGATTTAGCTGTCCATTGCAAGTTATTCCCTAAGCCGATACTCATTGTAGCTGTGTGGACTGAGACAATGTACCTGGTAAAAAAAGCGCTTTGTCTGAGGACAGAACACATTAAGTGACCAAAGTAGGGCTCAAACCAGCAACCTTTGGATTACTGGCCTTAATTACACAAAACATGTTATCTATTACAGCTGAGCCAAGTGCTCCAAACTAAAAAAGTTTAtgagaatttaaaaataaaacaaggaaaaacaatttcatattcaaatatattttgtcTTCAAATGCAGACCATGTATAAGGATATtctgtttaaatgttttttatttacacaaagCCATAACTcaggccaaaataaaattagtgTTTGTTTGGAAGTGCCTCCCCCCTCATTAAAATACCCCCcgctgataaaaaaaaattccctcccTCCTGGGTCTAgaaaattccaaacaaacatttttttaaggatggCCTTATCAAATGGCCAAAATTTTAAGTGAGTGTATTGAAGAGGAACAATGTCCTTCATATGATGCATCCTGTTTCATTGTCATTTGATCAGCTCGAGATAATGTCATGTGGTTTTTAGATAAGTATAAGGTCAAAGACCTTGTTATGTATTGACAAATTTTGAACACACCGTTATAAATGTGCATTCACTTTAAGGATCCACCTTTTAAATTTCTTATACTAGTATGTAAAAACCAgaatcattgcaaataataaatcatactaataaaacaacatgtaattaattattttcatcagTTAAACCATCTATAGATAATTTTTGTTACCAAGATAATGACATGaccataatttctttttcttaaaatattttttgttttgtttatttaaaataacttttgtaTTAAGTTAAAGATTTGGAAGTATATATAgaaatactgtagaagcacatattttctttgggtcaaaattttcgttgtttttaaaccaaataaaattttgttggcACTTTATTTCCTCATATCGCAATCTCTAAAATTTATCGCGTATAAACTCTGTATTTATTAATCTTTGGGTTAGAAATCCGTCATGGATATAATTTCGCTGACCGTTATGCCAacgaaaatattgaaattaaatcctcaatgaATATTTCTGCTTATGCAGAACATTATAACCAtgataacaaaatacaaatgatattttgatactAAATTAATTTGCAGAGGGTCATTGTTTGTTTACAGATAATGATGTGGATTTGAagtcttttttttgggggggggggggggatactgTCCACAACAAAATTTTGTAATCTCAAATGAAGGTGTCCAAGTAGagtagtggacaatgcactagCTTCTCACcactgcgacccgagttcgatcgacagtggttgtatgtgatagggtatggcggtaGCTCGCTtagacacgtgggttctctctgGGTACTTcagcttcttcccacaccaatgaccccctcacGCTAACAttcgtgccaacgagagatattaatataagctGTAGAACTTGTTAAtcaattgttgtaaaataaataaagttcaggtttttttttctcaaatgaaGTGTTTGAATATTGATGATTATACTCCTTACATTTGTAGCTGTTGACAGATTTTGAGTCCATTAGGGAATCCTACACACACTTGAGCAGGGACACCaagcaaaaaataaaggaaTCTACCTCAGTGAAGAAATCTAGTCTgggtatgtcaagttttattttttcaagtcATCCCCTGAAGTTTTACGTATGCAGCTGTGTGTTTActtctcaaagtttttaactgggttttccaacggaaaaatctgGTTAATAAAATGCCGGGCGGATgggtgggcggctgccaaaatggtaccctcattgtacagataactcctcctacagttttcaagataggaagttgttcttttgcagatcaattgtacatatatcatcagaagtgtgcatattgctaggattttgatttctgataattaatgaaaaaaattaccagcttttgaacagtcattttttagcaaaatattgcatatgggttactccatttcactggatacggtaggtagtgtGTATcgattcagggttgacatggattattgatagttcacataaaagaaaacggtttgctgtcacattaacagcttttcacttgtttattattttttttaacaatgtttcATCCAATTCCCaggaggattttttttaaagatgacacAAGTCCATCTTTACAACGTGCTTTGTGATTATGTTACACCAACTCGACAATTGTGTGGAGTTCCGTATTCACAAAGCTTTGACGTTGTGAAGATGACACAAGTCAAGTTTCCCAAATTTGAGTTTTTTACTATTTCATTTTGagggattttatttatattgatcCAATAGATTTGCCTATTTGAAGTGTAATgctattttacaaatttaacacAACCCTGTAGgctatatttaaaaatagttttcaatTGTCTCCTCAAGATTTAAAGAGTGTTTTCTTTCCTTCTTAGTTTCCACTTTCCTGTTGCTATTGTTTTCACAAAATCTTAGAAATCTATAATTTTAGAATGACTTCTCACCCATTATAATTGTCAATTTGTCAGACAAACCCATACAGCACTTTCCACTCAACATATCAGCTAAAGAAAACTCAATTTAATGACTTCAGACTCCAAGTTAACATATTAACATCAGTTTTGTTAACTATCTTAAGAcgaatggtacatgtactttcaattttattttatatccaCTAGTAAGTCACAGTTTTGCAACTGATTGCTGTAGAGATGCAttattatgcccccccccccccccccccccctttgatgatattgctttgctgctgtcagTCCACCAACTTCCGTTCATTTTTTTGCGCAGAGGTTGCACagactgaaatgaaatttggtatccGTATACAGTTTTAACGAAAGAATGTCTAAGTCAAATTCGATTTTGGGTACCATCAAGAAATTTTTGACAGTCATGAACAGTGGACTTTcgaaaattccaattttttgcagtttccattcattttctttgcaaaggtCTAGATGGGATGGGgacataagtgtttcacaaacatctcgtTTGTTTTAGTCGTCAGGTTCCAAgattttaatgttgtttttattaCTGGATCAAGGAACTACAGAAtcataaattttgataattagcCATTTTGGCTAATGTTGTTTTCTAATCAGTTTCTTAAaacaatagagaaaaaaaaaccatagataTTTTAACAGGAACAAGTCTGAAAATTGGTCAGGAAAACCCCTTCTCAACACATATTAGTTATGCATCTACTTTCTCCTGCCAATACAATAATCTATTTTAAAGCAGGATACTGGGAAAAccattatctttaaattatctCTGGATTGTAACTGCACAATAATGATTTCTTTTCAATTGACAATCTCTGTGCACCATGCATGAACAATATAGATACACTTTTACACCAGCCCTCATGTTTGAAATTATCTAAATCACATCTTGAATTTTTGTTATACTCCGGTACTCCCTATGAACAAATCAAACCACAAGAAAAAGGTCactttttattgcattttattcattttcatcaaGCATTCCATGAATTCAGTTTCCTCAATCTCCGACTACCTACCTTGTGACCTGAAATAAATCAGTcaagcaaatttttaaaaatatgaaaatttaaataatttttctcattttatctgttttgaaatagGGGCAGTGGGACAAGCGATGCTGGAAAGTTTCCAGGAATGCGTGAGCGTGCTTGATGAATCGGTTCATCGCAAGGCAGCGAATTCCAGCCATTCCATCCTCGAGGTGTCCAGACTTGCTAAGTGACAGCATTAGCCATTATGTTGTCAGCTTGTAGTTTGAAGTTGAAATGGGGGAAGAGTCCAGGAGCTTGGGATTTTCATCCAGATCAGCCTTTGAAGTGTGGGGCTTTAAAATGAGAGGGTACTTTGTTTAGCCTCATACACCAGTAAATGACACAAGACATTTGGTTGTTATCAATACAGCATAATAAAGTTGTGATTTTAAGCCAAGAAACACCAACAGATTATTTGATAAACCTGATGAATATTATGAAGTATTATGatcattgataaaatataacaaaGTCTTGATGAATTGTgttgtttcttgaaaatttCCACTGTATAATCGAGACACTACCAGTGCATACGTAGAAAAAGCTATTTATAGACGCATTCATGATTTACTTTCATGACTGATTATGGTAATCTGTTTAACCAATGGCAAGATAACTTCCTTGTACACCCCAAATATGCTTATCAGTTATTCAACCTTGAATAGTTACTAGTATGTCAAATCTCTCTACCTATTCATGTACACGATAGATACGTCggataaaattgcacatttctAACAGCCACACACATTAAATCAAGTAGTTACTGCAAGATCTGGCAGAAGTCATTTTAATTATCTCCAACTTTGAATGTACTGAGATATCATTATCTTGTTTTGCACGCAGCAATATCCATGCTGTGGATATACTTGCACAGATAAATTGATGAATATGATCAATGATAAAAGCGATTATCATAGTGAATGGCTGACATGGTCTACAAAGCAGAGCAAGTCCTAGAACTTACAAGTGAAGGGACCCTACACAAGTCTCAAATACCAATTCCCTTTAAAGGTTTGACGGACTCTACATGTAGTATGACTGACACAGTATTAATTGCAGAGGTCCCTATACTTGCAAGTTTCAGGACCATGCCCGTACTAGTATAAAGCAAGACCATTTACCTTTCATATTCTGAAGGATTGTACTGCACCCTTCAGGGGGCCCCTATTGGCCACCTTTGTACAGTGTTTTTCTTAGCTGGATAGCTTGTCATctgactgaaaaataaaaacttgtAGGCATTAGAAGGGAATACACAAAAGTACATggttaaaatggtttttaatatatatatcaacTTCAGATTTTGTAAAAAGGTACATCATTCCGACTAAAACaatggttttgttttaaaaatgtaaaatgttacaATTCTTATTCAGTTCGGTGAATGTTAATTGTCATAATTTAACCAGCTATAGACAGTTCTTAAGTAAATGTTTAGCTACAAGATACagcaattaattttcttttcaattgttCATTTTCTCTTTGCAAACTCAgattttccttttttagttGACTTATCACTCCCTTTGTTCTATGGCGTCTGCTCCTGACTCCATTTCGGGGGATTTCTCCAACTCTTTTTCCAATAGTTCTGCTTTGGATTCCATCGCACAAATGGAAGAAATCAATTCGGATTTGCTTAGGCGCGATATTTCATCACACTGAATAGAATGGTATGCTTCTTCGAAGTCTTTCTCCATAAAAGCCTTCGTATCCTGATCAGCACTATTTATAGAATCGTTGATATCATCCATCTGGAATAACAATGAATCGTCTGCTATCTCTGGCGCAGGTGGATCAACAATGGACGTATCAGAGTCGTCGGAATACTGCAGCCGCTGGCCCCAAGGGTCGGGGGATTCAAAACCAAGATACTCGCAGCTATACGTACAGTGATCGTCCATCAGAAACTGGGTAGAATTATGTGGGGCTTTTGGACTGTATTTGGGTCTCAAAACAGCTTGGCGCTTTTTCACGCCCCCGCGATTTCTCCGCATGCGGATCTTCTTTAATGGAGAAACACCCTCCTCTGAGTCGCCATCATAAGCTTGATAGGGTGATAATCGTTCGCACtttaaacagttttcaagatcaCCGTTGGAATCACTAACCTCATTATTGTCACGAACATTCCTATTCTTCTTCTTGCCCCGCCTTGTCTTTTTCCATCGAACGAAATTTACTTCTTCTAGAAAATCCATCCTTTCTTTCTCTGAATATTTCTCGTTCATTAATTTTTGGTTGTTGTTCTGTAGATGAATAGTGTTCAGTTCCATAAGCATTTCAGAAATGTACAAATTTGTTTTCTGTGGTATACAATACGTCCTACTCAAACCACGAGTTACTAGGAAATACGTTGCACGACCGTTGCCAACTCCTTTTATGGATTCAGCCCACGTGACTAATTCGTCGTAAAAACGAATATCACGTCACAGCATGAAATCCCTTCGTTGATCATCGTCAGTAAAACGTTTTCAACCCTCGATCCCGATCTAAATTATACTCGGAAAGAAGGTATTTTGATGAAcacataaatgatttattttgtagCTGCTATATTATGAGATCGTTTCAGTACAATACAATCATATGCgatctttaaatttatttctgtaGTTCAATTTTTCGTTAGTTCGACGAATCACTATGTTGAACTTGCAAGCATGAGATCAATTAATTAAGTTTTCAAATggatttaattatgaaaataaatcattaaatcacATTCATACACAAAACCCCTGATACTGGGTAATTGGAAATGGTCAGAGTAGAAATTGTTTGTACATTTGGTTTTGGTCTGCATATGTTTGGGGTGGGACAGTTAGTtacaaattgatatttttatgtgCCTATCcatgaaaaaaagttattaccaaaaagtaagaaaacatattttaatgaagttatattgtgtatatcctaaaaaactagtaataagaaaagaatttttttatagtgttcatacagcagatctagaaatcaataaaaacaaattaaaatataccggtatattataattcaacatcatgttataataacaaaaatttaaaacaaaaaagtttaatttttttttaaaaagaccaccagttggatttgaacccaaaacactgaatgtaTGTATTCCCTAAATCCAGGACGAAACCATTGAGCCACGgagacttgtcaatatatgctctataaagtactgtttgaaacaacactgtcatagcaatggacttt
This genomic interval carries:
- the LOC105342197 gene encoding HAUS augmin-like complex subunit 7, producing the protein MALSSKNVKQKNLLSSFRERLDKLGCPYTEGVDDSWIIEMIYKPGEPRIKLLQWLFSKFDSKLHEYIEPRFATAESKLDSRVQRLLFVTSTLGLCRYDDVDLIRGVTGGSRQDAFMDKLIDLVCIKDAADDPDNKAMRNPGVISESMALEDQFHHDSHLMRSLLHQEKVDSVLNPRLSLLPPDLQRQYEVAMVERGVDKDRPPKQDLHSLMELAEKLSQDLQRQQEILREVNKSFTYETPDSSRGEIASKTMSLVLSELSQLVVGFTYCYENEMSHWCNKTPPILNELGPAFKRVYNLLQTFIKLLTDFESIRESYTHLSRDTKQKIKESTSVKKSSLGAVGQAMLESFQECVSVLDESVHRKAANSSHSILEVSRLAK